From Candidatus Methylomirabilota bacterium:
GGGTGGCGTGTCGATGAGGACGATGTCGTACTCGTTGCGGACCTCGCGCAGGAACTGGCTCATCGACGGGGCCGACAGCAGCTCGGACGGGTTGCCCGGCACCGGGCCGGCTTCGATGATGTGCAGGTTGTCGAGACCAGGAGAGGCCATGATGTCTTCCATCTCGAACCGGCCCATCAGGATGTCGGCGACGGTACGGATGCAGTCGCGCCAGCGGGCTCGCCCGACCAGGATGTCGCTCAGACCCGGCTCGCGCTCGATTCCGAAGAACCGGTGGATGCTGGGCCTCCGCATGTTGGCGCCGATCAGCAGCGTGCGCTGGCCGTTCTGGGCCATGGTGAGGGCCAGGTTCACGATGGTCGTGGTCTTGCCCTCCTGCAGCGTGGGACTGGTCACCACCAGCAGCTTGCCGTCGCGCTCCGCGCGCATGAACTGGATGTTCGTGCGCAGGGTCCGGTAGGCCTCGGCCACCGGGGACTTGGGATCGAAGTGCGTGATGAGGAGGGCATTGCTCCGCAGCGCTTCGGGGTCCATCTGGGCCAGGCCCGGCCGGCGCTCGACCAGACGCGCCATGATCTCCCGGGCGTCGATGTGGGGAACGATGCCGAGGACCGGCACCTGCAAGTAGCTCTCGACGTCCTCGATGGTGCCGATCGACGTATCGAGGGTCTCCTGCACGAAGGCCAGGACCAGGCCCAGCATCAGCCCCAGGACGGCGCCCACCAGGAGGGTGCTGAACGCCTCGCCGCCGGCCGGCGCGGCGGGCTCGGTGGCCGGCCGGATGATCGTGACCTCCTCGACGCCCTCCGATTCCTTGATCAACGCCTCCTGGTGTTTCGTCTTGAGCAGCGTCAGCAAATCGTCGTTGACCTTGGCGTCACGTTGCAGCCGCTGCAGGCCGAGCTCGACGGCCGGCAGCTCGCGGTTGCGCTGGAGCAGCTCGCCCATCTGCCGGTTCAGGATGTCCTCGCGGCTGCGCAGGAGCGCGACCTGGGCGCGGATCTCCCGACCCATCTCCGACCGCACCTCGCGCATCCGGTCCTCCAGGGCTTGCAGCCGGGGATGCCGATCGGTGACCTCGAGCGCCAGGTTGTTGCGCTCCAGCATGAGCTCCACCTGGGCCGTCTGCAGCTTCTGCAGCGCCGGGTTGGCGCTCTCCACGAACACCCGCTCACCGGGGCCGGCGGAGTTGGCGCGCCCCAGTCGCTCCTGGGCCAGCTCCAGCTCGGTCCGCTGCTGGCGGGTCTTCTCGATATCGCCGCGGAGCTGGGTGAAGACGGACAGGAGCACCGAGCCCTCGGCGCCGGGCGCGATGATGCGGTTGGCCTCCCGGAACGCCCACACGCCTTCCTCGGCGCGCTTGACCCGACCCTCCACGTCCCGCAGCTGAGCCTCGATGAACTTGCGGGCCTCGGTGATGCGGGAGTTGCGGACGGCCCGGTTGTAGTCGCGGTAGGCCTGCGCGGTGGTGTTGGCCAGGTCCCGAGCCTCGCGCGGGCTCGTCGACGTGGCAGTGATCTCGATGATGCTGGTGTTGGGGACCCGGGTCGTGGCGATCTTGCCGGCGATGGCGTCGAGGGCGGCGGTGAAGGCCTTCGACTCTCTGAAGGGCTGCCCGGGGGTCGGCTCGGGCAGCCGGCCCAGCCGCCGCGCGACTTCCTCCAGGATCGGATAGCTCTTGATGAGGGCGGCCTGCGTCTCGATGGAGTCGGCCGAGGAGTAGGAGAGCACCTCGACCAGGAGTCCGGACAGCGAGGCCGACTGCTCGAACTTCACCGTGGCCGTCGCCTCGTACACCCGCGTGTTGCGCATGGCGAACACGTAGCTCAGGCCCATCACCAGCAGCGTGGAGACGATGATGATGACCTTGCGCCGACGGATGATCAGCCAGTAGTCCCGCAGGTTCATCTCGTACTGGGCCACTACCGGCGCTCCTGTTCGGGGGCGGGCCCCGTGATGTAGACGAACGGGGCCTCGGCAAGATCGAGGATCCTGGGAGTGGGCAGGCGGCGGCCGCGGGCGTCGTAGAGCTCGACCCGTGGCCGCAACGGGTGGTTGCGGTTCACGGCGACGACGCAACCCACCTCGCCGGTATTGAGCCGGACCAGTGTGCCCGGCGGGAAGACGGAGACCTCGTTGAGGAGCGCCTTGATGCAGGCGGGCGGAAAGGCCTCGTGCCTGGAGCGCACGATCTCCCGGATGGCTTCGTGGGGCCGCAGACCGGGCTCCAGCGACGACGGCAGGGTGAACCCGGTGTAGGTGTCCACGAGGCCCAGGATCTTGGCCTGGGGATGAATGGCCGCCCCGCTCAGCGCCTGGGGAAAACCCTGGCCATGCTCCCGCTCGTGGTGGTGCAGCACGATCTCGGCCAGGCTCTCGAACGGCGCCGCCCAGCCTCGAAGCAGATCCGCGGCCACGCGGGGATGGGCACGATGCTGGTGTTGCTCATCGGGCCCCAGGCTCTCCGGACGTCTGCGCAGCGCCGGAGGCAGCCGCCAGAGTCCGATGTCCATCAGCGCGCCGGCCATGCCGAGCTCGAGCAGCTGCGGGCGGCTGAGGCTCAGCGTGATGCCCACGCGCATGGCCAGCACGGCCACGCGGGCCTGGTGCACGGCGAGATAGTCCGCACCGGCGGGCACGGCCGCCCGGTTGGCGACCCAGAATAGCTCACCCGACCGCTCGAGGGCGTCCAGCGCGCCGGCGACGCGTTGCTCCAGCTCGGCCCAGGGGATCGACGAGCTCGGCGCCCGCGCGCGGTCGCGGACCGATTCCAAGAAGCTGACGAGCGACTGGAAGACGTGCTCGGCGCTCGGCGCGTCCGCCCGGGCCGGCGCGGCCTCGGCCACCGTGGTGGGAGGCGGAGGCGAAGGTGCGGATGCCGGCGGGGGCGGCGGCCAGCGGCCGCCCAGGCGGAGCAGATCGCTCAGCCTGACCATCAGTCGGCGCCCGCCCGGTCGTGAATCACCTGGGCGATGATCGCCTCATCGATCTCCCGGGCCGCCCGGGACGACCCGATGAGCAGCGCCACGTCGCAGATGTTGTTGATCTCGCGCGGGGTCCCGCCGGTGAAATCGAAGATGCGCTTGACCGCGTGATCGGTGAAGATTCGGCGCGTCTGTCCGGCCATGCGCAACCGGTGGGCGATGTAGTTGGCGGTGTGCGTGTCGTCGAGGGTGTTGAGGTGATAGCGAATGGCGATCCGCTGAGCCTGCGGATCCGGCTCGCCAGCTCGAGGGAGCCGATCGGCAGCAGCGTCACCAGGAAGCGGTCGTCGGTCTGAAAGTTCAGGAGGAGGCGAAGCTCTTCGAACACGGCGTCGTCCTGGATGAGCTGAGCCTCGTCCACGATGACGACGGTGTCGCGCCCGGCCCGGAAGTTGCGGAAGAAGACGTCCTGGAGGCCGTGCAGCAGGTCCTGCTTGCTCCAGTCGCCGGTCAGCAGCGCGCAGCCCTTGCGCTGGCGGACCGCATACACCAGGCGTATGAGAGCCTCTTCGTGCTCCGGGGACAGGTAGAAGAACTTGGGGTTCGGCGAGTTGTCGAACGGCGATTCGCTGAGCCCCCAGAACGCCTCGTACACGTCAGTCTCGGAACAGGAAATACAGCGCCGTGTACGCGGTGATGATGGACGCGACCGCCTGGGCGATGGCCAGGTAGTCGTGGTACCAGCGTACCGAGACCTCGGGCACGGTCACCACGGCTCCCGCCTCCAGCGGGGGAGCCTGAGCCAGCGCGTACGACCGCCCGTTGCGGAACGTCACCGAGGCGTTCTTGAAGCGGGCGCGGACCGTCGGTCCGCCGGCCAGGGCCAGGTACTCCCGTGGGGTCAGGTCGGGGCGGAAATCGACGGCGCCCGGCGTCCGGACCTCCCCCAGCACGTACACCTTGTCCTCGGCCACCGGGAGCGTGAGCACGTCGCCGTTTTCCAGTGCGATGTTCTGGGTGTCATCCTTCTCCACGAGAAGCCGGTGGAGATCGACCGGGATGCGCTGGCGGGGGCCGCCCACGCCGGTCCGGTCGACGAAGGCGAGCCGGAGGTCGGCATGGGCCGCGGCGCCCCCCGCCCGGCCCACGATGTCCTTGACGCGGTCGCCGCGGGCCAACTCGAAGCGCTGGACGATCGTGGGCCGGCCCGCCGTCGTCGTGCGGCTCGATTCCGGCGTGCCATTGAAGGCGCCGCGGACCTCGAGGACGTCCTGCAGCACCCCGAGCAGCGGCACGAACAGCATGTCGCCGGGGTGGAGCGGCACGTCGGTGGGCCTGGCCCGGGCCAGATCCAGCGAAATCGTCTCCTGCCGGCCGTCGGGCAGCAGACGCGTGAGGCGGGCCTCGCTGGTGGCGGCGGTCTGGCGTACGCCGCCGGTGAGGTCGAGAATCTCGGCGAGGGTGCCCCCCGGGCTGATCTCGTATTCGCCGGGCCGACGCACGGCGCCGCTGAGCGTCACGTAGCCGCCACGGGGGGGGACATGAATCCGCATGCCCTCTTCGGCCAGGGGGTTCTGGTCGAGATCGCCGCGAAGCTCGAAGCGCAACAGATCGATCTCGCTCTGGCCCGAGCGGTCCTGCAGCATGACCCGGCGGACGCTGCCCCGCGGCGTGATACCCCCGGCAGCCAGGACGAGATCGTGGACGCGCCGCAACGCGGAGGTCTGGATCGCCCCCGGGCGCTCCACCTCGCCCGACAGGATGACCTCGAAGCAGCGCGGAATGGCCACGGAGAGCGTCACGTTCGAGTAGCGCAGCACCCCGCGCACGCGCTCGGCGACGCGACGATTCGCCTCACGCAGGGTGAGACCGCCCATGGACAGCCCGCCGAGTGGTGGAATGCTGGCCACGCCTTCGGGATCGATCACCAGCTGCTGGCGGGTCACGTCGATCCGGCCGGTGGTCTGCACGTCGAGCACATCGCCCGGCCCCAGCTTGTAGTCGGCGGGCACGCGGGGAAAGACCGATCCCACAGCGGGCTGCATGCACGGGTCGGCCCTGGAGATCGCGCCCCCGCCCGGCGAGCGCACGAGGAAATCCGGCGCCGGCGGCTGTGGTAACTGCAACGATGGTACGGGAGGCGCGGGCGCGCCGGGCGCCCTGGGCTCCGGCGCTCCGGGGGACACGGGGCCCTGCGCTACAGCGATTGAGGGGGCGAGCAAGGACGTCACGAGCAGCAGCGAGAGCGCAGCACGGGCTTGAGACCGTACGTCGCGACGGCCCATCTTATGCACTAGGGAAATTCTCCCCTTTCGACTCTTTGAGGGTCAAGAAAAAAGCATTAATTTTGGGATACTTCGCTTGACACCGGGCACTCGGGAACCTAATATCCCGCAGCGAAGATCATGACCCCATGACGCCCAAATCGGCCCGCGCGTTGCTGCTCGCCGCTGTGCTTTTCGCCTGTCTCGGCGGCGGGTTCTGGGCCCACGCCCTGTGGATGAGCTCCCGTCGGCAGCCCGTGCCGCCGCCGCCGTCGCCGCTGGCGACGGCCGACACCCTACAGGCTGCGTTCGTCACGGTGGCCGAGCGCGTACGGCCCGCCG
This genomic window contains:
- a CDS encoding polysaccharide biosynthesis tyrosine autokinase, with the protein product MAQYEMNLRDYWLIIRRRKVIIIVSTLLVMGLSYVFAMRNTRVYEATATVKFEQSASLSGLLVEVLSYSSADSIETQAALIKSYPILEEVARRLGRLPEPTPGQPFRESKAFTAALDAIAGKIATTRVPNTSIIEITATSTSPREARDLANTTAQAYRDYNRAVRNSRITEARKFIEAQLRDVEGRVKRAEEGVWAFREANRIIAPGAEGSVLLSVFTQLRGDIEKTRQQRTELELAQERLGRANSAGPGERVFVESANPALQKLQTAQVELMLERNNLALEVTDRHPRLQALEDRMREVRSEMGREIRAQVALLRSREDILNRQMGELLQRNRELPAVELGLQRLQRDAKVNDDLLTLLKTKHQEALIKESEGVEEVTIIRPATEPAAPAGGEAFSTLLVGAVLGLMLGLVLAFVQETLDTSIGTIEDVESYLQVPVLGIVPHIDAREIMARLVERRPGLAQMDPEALRSNALLITHFDPKSPVAEAYRTLRTNIQFMRAERDGKLLVVTSPTLQEGKTTTIVNLALTMAQNGQRTLLIGANMRRPSIHRFFGIEREPGLSDILVGRARWRDCIRTVADILMGRFEMEDIMASPGLDNLHIIEAGPVPGNPSELLSAPSMSQFLREVRNEYDIVLIDTPPVLPVTDAAIVAAEADGVILVYQAGKVGRLVLKRAKAHLDSARAKVWGVVLNDVQSEVADASYTHYYTHYYGEESATEPAPGRAGRLWDAISWRLGLGRQGSGARPSSSTATPVDGADAVSERRLRRKLRVVLLGIVLTLALVAVLFGFMAWRFGTISEAPRTPALPSPPPRPSPLQPEARESAVPDAGKPGGTDAATLRDQPAAPPVAVATAPAPSPATATPAPAPLTPAPPTSRSDPDSAAPTASVSAPPVGGPAVAAAAPSASAIDRPPEGAPKPGRSASAPVSRFAVEFGPFVTAAEAERLERQLNQAGYQTVSFRQRMGGEVFAVLIERLPGRREAEGLAAVLRDEGFPEPVILDGEPGPTVRVGDPLVLRGAVQLGERLRARGHHVRVAAQRGEAVTFIVRHGNFAAREDAESKGQELERLGLANQVVRVR
- a CDS encoding HD domain-containing phosphohydrolase, producing the protein MVRLSDLLRLGGRWPPPPPASAPSPPPPTTVAEAAPARADAPSAEHVFQSLVSFLESVRDRARAPSSSIPWAELEQRVAGALDALERSGELFWVANRAAVPAGADYLAVHQARVAVLAMRVGITLSLSRPQLLELGMAGALMDIGLWRLPPALRRRPESLGPDEQHQHRAHPRVAADLLRGWAAPFESLAEIVLHHHEREHGQGFPQALSGAAIHPQAKILGLVDTYTGFTLPSSLEPGLRPHEAIREIVRSRHEAFPPACIKALLNEVSVFPPGTLVRLNTGEVGCVVAVNRNHPLRPRVELYDARGRRLPTPRILDLAEAPFVYITGPAPEQERR
- a CDS encoding SLBB domain-containing protein gives rise to the protein MQPAVGSVFPRVPADYKLGPGDVLDVQTTGRIDVTRQQLVIDPEGVASIPPLGGLSMGGLTLREANRRVAERVRGVLRYSNVTLSVAIPRCFEVILSGEVERPGAIQTSALRRVHDLVLAAGGITPRGSVRRVMLQDRSGQSEIDLLRFELRGDLDQNPLAEEGMRIHVPPRGGYVTLSGAVRRPGEYEISPGGTLAEILDLTGGVRQTAATSEARLTRLLPDGRQETISLDLARARPTDVPLHPGDMLFVPLLGVLQDVLEVRGAFNGTPESSRTTTAGRPTIVQRFELARGDRVKDIVGRAGGAAAHADLRLAFVDRTGVGGPRQRIPVDLHRLLVEKDDTQNIALENGDVLTLPVAEDKVYVLGEVRTPGAVDFRPDLTPREYLALAGGPTVRARFKNASVTFRNGRSYALAQAPPLEAGAVVTVPEVSVRWYHDYLAIAQAVASIITAYTALYFLFRD